The following coding sequences lie in one Fusobacterium russii ATCC 25533 genomic window:
- the cobI gene encoding precorrin-2 C(20)-methyltransferase, whose translation MNNKFYGIGVGVGDPEEITLKAINTLKKLDVVLLPEAKKDDGSVAYEIAKPYMKEGVEKIFIEFPMLKSLEDRERARKENAKIVEKLLDEGKNVGFLTIGDTMTYSTYVYLLEHLSEKYLVETVPGISSFVDMASRFNFPLMIGDENLKVISLNKNTDIEFELENNDNIVFMKVKRNFENLKKALIKSGDFKNLIMVSNCGKDTQKVYFDISDLNEDEIPYFTTLIVKKGGFNKWKKFIL comes from the coding sequence ATGAATAACAAATTTTACGGAATAGGTGTTGGAGTTGGAGATCCGGAAGAGATAACTTTAAAAGCAATAAACACCTTAAAAAAATTAGATGTAGTATTACTGCCGGAAGCAAAAAAAGATGATGGCTCAGTTGCTTATGAAATAGCAAAACCATATATGAAAGAGGGAGTAGAGAAAATTTTCATAGAATTTCCTATGTTGAAATCGCTGGAAGATAGAGAAAGAGCAAGAAAAGAAAATGCTAAAATAGTTGAAAAATTATTGGATGAAGGCAAAAATGTAGGTTTTTTAACTATAGGTGATACTATGACATATAGCACCTATGTGTATTTACTTGAACATTTATCTGAAAAATACTTAGTGGAAACAGTTCCGGGAATATCTTCTTTTGTAGATATGGCATCAAGATTTAATTTTCCGCTTATGATAGGTGATGAAAATTTGAAAGTTATATCACTTAATAAGAATACTGATATTGAATTTGAATTAGAAAATAACGATAATATTGTTTTTATGAAGGTAAAAAGAAATTTTGAAAATTTAAAAAAAGCTCTTATAAAAAGTGGAGATTTTAAAAATTTAATAATGGTTTCTAACTGTGGTAAAGACACACAGAAGGTATATTTTGATATAAGTGATTTAAATGAAGATGAAATTCCATATTTTACAACTTTAATAGTTAAGAAAGGGGGCTTTAACAAGTGGAAAAAGTTTATTTTATAG
- the cbiT gene encoding precorrin-6Y C5,15-methyltransferase (decarboxylating) subunit CbiT translates to MHIYDKEFTQTELPMTKQEVRAISIAKLMLKPDSILIDVGAGTGTIGIEAATYMPQGKVYAIEKEEKGLDTIKLNADKFNLTNFELIHGKAPEAIPNIPYDRMFIGGSTGSLEDIIKHFLIYAKDRAILVINTITLETQYQSLDILKRLGFKDIEIISVTIGRAKKIGPYTMMFGENPIHIIKVVKRNSN, encoded by the coding sequence ATGCATATATATGATAAAGAGTTTACACAGACAGAACTTCCTATGACAAAGCAGGAAGTTAGAGCAATATCTATTGCTAAACTTATGCTAAAGCCTGATTCAATTTTGATTGATGTGGGAGCAGGGACAGGAACAATAGGAATAGAAGCTGCAACTTATATGCCACAGGGAAAAGTTTATGCAATAGAGAAAGAAGAAAAAGGTCTGGATACCATAAAATTAAATGCAGATAAATTTAATCTTACAAATTTTGAATTAATACATGGAAAAGCTCCAGAAGCCATACCTAATATTCCCTATGATAGGATGTTTATCGGTGGTTCAACAGGAAGTTTGGAAGATATTATAAAACATTTTTTAATTTATGCAAAAGATAGAGCAATTTTAGTTATTAATACTATAACTTTGGAAACTCAATATCAATCTTTAGACATTTTAAAAAGATTAGGTTTTAAGGATATAGAAATAATTTCAGTAACTATAGGTAGAGCGAAAAAGATCGGTCCATACACTATGATGTTCGGAGAAAACCCTATTCATATAATAAAGGTTGTGAAGAGAAATTCTAATTGA
- a CDS encoding NAD(P)-dependent oxidoreductase: protein MEKNKIKIGFLDRNAVGPFELKEKFSKYGEYTELNLTNNDNITDYLKDYDVVILNRIRLGKKEFEKAPKLKLVLLTGTGYNHIDLVAAKEYGIIIANVENYSTNSVAQLTMTFLLNELTKVEKLSQEVKKNKWLEISNKMDRYYHVDTEDKVLGILGYGNIGKKVEKYAKSFGMEVMIAKIPGREYKDNLENRFPLEEVLQKCDILTIHAPLSDLTRNLINLDRMKKMKKSAIILNLGRGPIINEEDLYYALKNKIIASAATDVMTKEPPQDNYKLFELENLTITPHLAWKSLKSLERLFNEIENNLKLFLENKLIGLESK, encoded by the coding sequence ATGGAAAAAAATAAAATAAAAATAGGATTTTTGGATAGAAATGCGGTGGGACCTTTTGAATTAAAAGAAAAATTTTCAAAATATGGTGAATATACAGAACTTAATCTTACAAATAATGATAATATAACAGATTATTTAAAAGATTATGATGTTGTGATTTTAAATAGAATTAGATTAGGCAAAAAAGAATTTGAAAAAGCTCCAAAATTAAAATTAGTTTTGTTAACTGGGACTGGCTATAATCATATTGACTTAGTTGCTGCCAAGGAATACGGCATAATTATTGCTAATGTAGAAAATTATTCTACTAATTCAGTAGCTCAACTGACAATGACATTTTTATTAAATGAACTAACTAAAGTAGAAAAATTAAGCCAAGAGGTGAAAAAAAATAAATGGCTTGAAATTTCTAATAAGATGGATAGATATTATCATGTAGATACAGAAGATAAAGTTTTAGGTATTTTAGGCTATGGAAATATAGGAAAAAAAGTAGAAAAGTATGCTAAAAGTTTTGGTATGGAAGTTATGATAGCTAAAATCCCTGGACGAGAATATAAGGATAATTTAGAAAACAGATTTCCTTTAGAGGAAGTGCTACAAAAATGTGACATATTAACTATTCATGCTCCTTTAAGTGATTTAACAAGAAATTTAATAAATTTAGATAGAATGAAAAAAATGAAGAAGTCTGCAATAATTTTAAATTTAGGAAGAGGTCCTATAATAAATGAGGAAGATTTGTACTATGCCTTAAAAAATAAAATAATTGCTTCAGCAGCAACAGATGTTATGACAAAAGAACCACCTCAAGATAACTATAAATTATTTGAATTGGAAAATTTAACAATAACTCCACACCTAGCTTGGAAATCACTAAAAAGTTTGGAAAGACTTTTTAATGAAATAGAAAACAATTTAAAATTATTTTTAGAAAATAAATTAATAGGCTTAGAAAGTAAATAA